Proteins encoded together in one Temnothorax longispinosus isolate EJ_2023e chromosome 5, Tlon_JGU_v1, whole genome shotgun sequence window:
- the Ato gene encoding uncharacterized protein Ato — MELQEMFRYGYMFPPREDEPLVPSCAYLDLPSYAKTTGKTVGLPPVSTLAVPQSLVYDSNNCSDGWHTPSPTASLRSVSPATTLSISSEPETVNSAPTYRLLGSIIKDKRNATTKRGSSTTLGLSDNFGNKRLRVDAMDHLVAEEMINLDGEREDVEETINLDVDKTRSCHGSVVSNSSSGLSDRTLDGDSEEDADEVSDGGGADHPENAHITSGGRDPRRRGKYVNSTIVRKRRLAANARERRRMQNLNKAFDRLRTYLPSLGNDRQLSKYETLQMAQSYITALYDLLQ, encoded by the coding sequence ATGGAACTGCAGGAGATGTTCCGTTACGGATACATGTTTCCGCCGCGCGAGGACGAGCCGCTTGTGCCTAGCTGCGCGTACCTGGACCTGCCGAGTTACGCGAAGACGACGGGCAAGACCGTTGGCCTGCCGCCCGTCAGCACCCTCGCCGTGCCGCAGAGCCTCGTCTACGACAGCAATAACTGCAGCGACGGCTGGCACACCCCGAGCCCCACCGCCAGTCTACGCTCCGTCAGTCCCGCCACTACGTTGTCGATCTCGTCGGAACCGGAAACGGTCAACAGCGCGCCGACGTATCGGCTGCTGGGCTCGATCATCAAGGACAAGAGAAACGCGACGACGAAGCGGGGATCGTCGACGACATTGGGCTTGAGCGACAATTTCGGGAACAAGCGGCTGCGCGTCGACGCGATGGACCACCTCGTGGCCGAGGAGATGATCAATCTGGACGGCGAGCGCGAGGACGTCGAGGAGACGATCAACCTGGACGTCGATAAAACGCGATCCTGCCACGGCAGCGTCGTTAGCAACTCCAGCAGCGGCCTATCCGACCGGACGTTGGACGGCGACAGCGAGGAGGACGCGGACGAGGTCAGCGACGGTGGCGGCGCGGATCATCCGGAGAACGCGCACATCACTTCCGGCGGACGTGACCCACGCAGGCGGGGCAAGTACGTCAACTCGACCATCGTGAGGAAACGCCGGCTGGccgcgaacgcgcgcgagagaagaCGGATGCAGAATCTGAACAAGGCGTTCGACAGGCTGCGCACTTACCTGCCGTCCCTGGGCAACGATAGACAGTTATCGAAATACGAGACCCTGCAGATGGCTCAATCTTATATCACCGCGCTTTACGACCTGCTGCAGTGA